TCTTGATCGACCACCGCAATAATGCTGCAGATATTTTCTTTGGTTTGCGGAATACCGAGCTGTTCAGTGATGTCATCAATATCCTTTGCCCAAGCGGTACGGTCGTTTACGCGACTTGGAATAAGGGTTTTGATTTGATCTGCGTCAATCTTTTTTTCATCGTCATTCCACCATGAACCATCGCCACAAGCAGTGAGCATAAATGTCATTGTTGCAATACTGCATGCTTTTAATACGAAGTAAGGGGGAGAACTTTTTTTCATAAGAATAAAACGCGCTGATAAATAGGTGAGCTGTGAGAGCAGGCTAAGTATACTATGTCAGTCGAAAATTGTATGAATATATATGTATATGGGTTCGTAATAGCTATCAAATTGAATAGCCACCGATTATATAAATACCTTTTAGTTAGATAAAGTGGCGAATAAAGCGGTGCTTATGAGCAGTAAACCATATGTTGCAGAATTGGTAAAACTAAAAAAAGAACTTCAAAGAGTCACAGAAGAAAGAGATATATTAAAAAAAGCCGCAGTGTACTTCGCAAGCCAGTCCTGATGAGGCATGCCTTTATTTAGGACAATCAGCATATATGGTCTGTTCGTCGTTTATGTTCAACTCTAGATGTTCATGAATAGTGGCTATTACGCATGGCTAAATCAACCCATCACTAAAACTGCGAAGAAACGACAACAGCTTTCAGGATTGATTAAACAATTCTAGCTCGAATCTGGTTGTATCTACGGCTATCGCAAGATTCACCGCGATTTGAAAGACGTTAGCGAAAGTTGCGGTACTAATCGAGTAGATCGGCTCATGAAAGCGGATGGGCTTAAATTACAGCGCGGTTATCGTAAACCTAGAGCTCATGCAGGTATGGCAAGTGTGGTTTCCGCAAACACTTTAGAGCGATAGTTTAATCCCACTCAGCCTAATCCTTGCGAACAGTGTTTCTCAGGTGACTGATACGAGAAGAGCTGCTTCGCAAGATATTCGCACATATGAAGGTGGTTTATATCTTGCTGTGGAGATTGACTTATTTTTGCGCCTTGTGGTTGGCTGGTCTATGAAATCGAGAATGACTACAGAGCTGGTTTTAGATGCATTATTGATGGCTCTTTGGCGAAGGAAACCGAAGAGTAAAGTACTCATTCACTCAGACCAAGATAGCCAATATACCAGTTATGAATGGCAGAATTTCCTCAAGCATCGTAATCTTGAAAGCAGTATCAGTAGACACTTGCGCAGTACACTGCTCATGCCATGATAATGCTGTTGCTGAGAGCTTCTTTCAGTAGCTAAAGCGAGAGCGTATTAAAAAGAAAATTTACGTATTGAGATCAGATGCTAAACATATCAATATCTTATCTTGAAGACGATATTGACCTCATCCCAAAAGACTTCCTGATGATGTTTGGTCACATGTCATCACTTATCTTAATCTTCAATGGAGTCCTGAACAGATTGCTTCTCGTGTTCCATTCAGTTTTCATTCAACTTATCGCTTCATATGAAAGGATAAAACAAGAGCGGTACTTTGTTTCAAAACTTACGTTTCAGAAATCAAAGAAAAAGAAAATATGGTTCTCCTGAAACTCGTGGTCAGCTGATCAATCGTAACAGTATTTATGCCAGGCCCAGTGAGATTGAGCAGCGCACTCGCTTTGTAGATTTAGAAATAGATACGATTTTTGGTAAGAACCAGAAGCAATCATTGGTCTGAATAGTAGATCGTAAGACTGGTTATCTGTGGTTGAAGAAGTGTAGTTCACGCAAGTCGGAGGAAGTTTGTCAAGCAACAATCAGTCTACTTGATCCGCTCAGAGGTCAGCTAAATGGTAAAGAGTTTAGTTTGCATGAGTATGTTGCCCAAAAGCTAGGGATAGATTTCTATTTCGCTGATTCCTATAGTGCTTGTGAAAATACAAATGGTTTAATTAGGCAATATATAAGAAAAGGCAATGATTTGAGTGACTATATATTTCAGAAATCACTGAGCGATTGAATCATCGCCCAAAAAAAAGACTCGGCTTTAAAAGTCCGAGTCAGGTATTATTTCAAGAACATGGTGTTGCACTTCAAATATTAATCTAAGTTTTATAAAACGTGAGTGATCGAAATTTCAAACAAAAAAAAGAGACCCATAGTCTCTTTTGAATAAGACTTTTCATTATTCTTCGTCTTGATACTGCGCGTAGTATTCAGGAGATAGATTGCTAAAACGGGTATATTGACCTTCAAAAGCCAAGCGTACTGTACCAATTGGACCGTTACGTTGTTTACCAATAATAATTTCGGCAGTACCAGCTTCTTTAGACTCTTTGTTATACACCTCATCGCGGTAAATAAACATAATCAAATCGGCATCCTGCTCAATTGCGCCAGATTCACGTAAGTCTGACATCACAGGGCGTTTATTCGGTCGGTTCTCTAGTGAGCGGTTCAGCTGTGAAAGTGCAATCACAGGACACTGCATTTCTTTAGCAAGCGCTTTTAAGCTTCGGGAAATTTCACCAATCTCACCCACACGGTTATCGCCCATGCCAGGTACTTTCATGAGCTGAAGGTAATCGACCATAATACAACCGAGCTTACCACCGTGCTGTTTTGCAATACGTCGAGCGCGAGCGCGTAATTCAGTCGGAGGTAGGGCAGAGGAGTCATCTATATATAAATGCTTTTCTTGCAGTTGCAAAATAGTGCCTGTAACCTTAGACCATTCATCACCATCCATTTTACCAGAACGCAAATGACCTTGATGCACCCGACCAAAAGATGAAATCATACGCATCGCAATCGAGTCTGCGGGCATCTCCATAGAGAAAACCAGTGCAGGCAAGTTACTGTTGAATAAGACGCTTTCGACCAAATTCATCGCAAGTGTAGTTTTACCCATGGAAGGGCGGGCTGCCACAATAATCATATCACCGGCTTGCATGCCAGATGTTTTATTGTCTAATTCTACAAAGCCAGTGCTTAAGCCTGTGATGCTACCTTCAAGTTGAGAAAGTTCGTCCAATTTTGCAATCAAATCGGCGGTTACACTGCTGATTGATTTCGGACCTTGCGCTTTGGCGTTGTTATTATGTTGTTCCGCAATAGAAAAAATATTGGTTTCGGCTAAATCTAAAATTTCACTCACTTCACGACCTTTGGTGTCGTAAGCATTTTGCAAAATTTCGTTACCGACTTTAATCATATTTCTTAAAGTTGCAAATTCACGAATTTTAACCGCATAAATTTCGAGATTATAAAAACTTGCAGGTGAATCTGTCATCAACTGCATCAGGTATTCTTCACCACCGACGGCATCAAGCAGGTTTTGTCGAATCAGCCAGTCATTCACTAAGACTGCATCATAAGGAGAGTTGTCTTGGGCTAACTTTTCAATGGCTCTATAAATATATTTATGGCGTGTTGCATAGAAATCATTCTCGGATAACACATCGCTGACTTGTTCAAAAGACTCAGCAACGGTCATGAGCGCTGCAAGCACGGCCTGTTCTATGGCCAAGTTATGCGGAGGCGTGCGAAATTCTTTTAAGGATGCAGATTCAAGCTTTTT
This genomic window from Acinetobacter sp. TGL-Y2 contains:
- the dnaB gene encoding replicative DNA helicase, encoding MSQATANAKTNNFDHDSKKLESASLKEFRTPPHNLAIEQAVLAALMTVAESFEQVSDVLSENDFYATRHKYIYRAIEKLAQDNSPYDAVLVNDWLIRQNLLDAVGGEEYLMQLMTDSPASFYNLEIYAVKIREFATLRNMIKVGNEILQNAYDTKGREVSEILDLAETNIFSIAEQHNNNAKAQGPKSISSVTADLIAKLDELSQLEGSITGLSTGFVELDNKTSGMQAGDMIIVAARPSMGKTTLAMNLVESVLFNSNLPALVFSMEMPADSIAMRMISSFGRVHQGHLRSGKMDGDEWSKVTGTILQLQEKHLYIDDSSALPPTELRARARRIAKQHGGKLGCIMVDYLQLMKVPGMGDNRVGEIGEISRSLKALAKEMQCPVIALSQLNRSLENRPNKRPVMSDLRESGAIEQDADLIMFIYRDEVYNKESKEAGTAEIIIGKQRNGPIGTVRLAFEGQYTRFSNLSPEYYAQYQDEE